The sequence CGCCACGCAGAACCGCCAGGTCGCGGTGAAGCAGATCGCCGCCGACGCCGACCTGGTGATCGTGGTCGGCTCCCGCAACTCCTCCAACTCCATCCGGCTGGTCGAGGTCGCGCTGCAGGCCGGCGCCGGCGCGTCGTACCTGGTGGACTTCGCCGAGGAGTGCGAGGACGGCTGGCTGGAGGGCGTGCGCACGGTCGGCGTGACCTCGGGCGCGTCCGTACCGGAGGTGCTGGTCGACGGGGTGCTGGAGTGGCTGGCCGCGCGCGGCTTCGACGACGTGTCGGTGGTGACCTCCGCGCAGGAGTCCATCCAGTTCTCGCTGCCGAAGGAACTGCGCCGGGATCTGCGTGCGGAGGCCGTCGAGCGGGAATCGGCCAAGAGGTGAGCGGTTCCACCCACCTTTAACCTGGGGGCCATGAACATGTTCGGTGTGGACATCGGCGGTACGGGAATCAAGGGCGCTCCGGTCGATCTCGACCGGGGCGACCTGTCGGACGAGCGGCACAAGGTGCCCACCCCGCAGCCGGCGACACCGGAGGGTGTCGTCGAGGGCGTGGCCGAGGTGGTCGAGCACTTCGGCCACAAGGGCCCGCTCGGCGTGACCTTCCCCGGCGTGGTGGTGGACGGCGTGACCCGCACCGCCGCCAACATGGACAGCGGCTGGGTGGGCGTGGACGCGCGGAAGCTGATCAGCGAGCGGCTGAGCCTGCCGGTGGTGATCCTCAACGACGCGGACGCCGCGGGGGTCGCCGAGATGACCTTCGGGGCCGGCCGCGGCCGCGGCGGCACCGTCATGCTGCTCACCCTCGGCACCGGGATCGGCAGCGCGCTGTTCGTGGACGGGCACCTGGTGCCCAACACCGAGCTGGGCCACCTGGAACTGCACGGCCACGACGCGGAGAAGCGCGCGTCGGTCAAGGCCCGTGAGGACGAGGATCTGAGCTGGGAGCACTGGGCGCACCGGCTGAAGAAGTACCTCGCGCACGTGGAGATGCTCTTCTCGCCCGACCTGTTCGTGATCGGCGGCGGGGTGAGCCGGAAGCCCGACAAGTTCCTGCCGCTGATCCACGGGATCAGCGCGGAGATCGTCCCCGCGGAGTTGCAGAACAACGCGGGGATCGTCGGCGCCGCGATGGCTGCCGCAAAGCTCTGACCGCCACGATCGCGGCGGCGAGCACCGTACCGGTGTAGAGCCAGCCGGTCATCAGGGCCAGGCCGGTGAAGACCCCGACCACGTGCCCGAGCAGGCTGCCGTCGCCGCTGTCGGCCGTCAGGGTGATGCCCACCGCGAACGCGATGGGCGCCGCCACCGGTGCCGCCACCAGGTCGTACGGCCGTACGTACACCGCCGCGGCGATGCACACGGCGATGAAGACCAGCCCGAAGAGGACGCCGGGGCCGTCGAAGAGCAGGGAGTCGACGGCCCCGCCGAGCACCGTCACCACGGTGGTCAGGGCGCCCGTGCCGAGGCCGGTCAGGCGGGGACGGGGGCGGGGCAGGGCCCGCAGCCGGTGCGCGGCCGCCGCGAGCCGGTTGCTCGGCCGGGGCGGCGCGGACGCGGATGTCGAGGCCGAGGCCGCGGTCGATCCGGACGCCGCCGCCGAGGCTGCCGGCGCCGCCTTCGACGGGAGTGCGGCGGGGACCTGGCGGGCGGTGGTGCTCGTACGCGCAGTGTGTTGCTCCACCTACTCAACGTAGGCGGGTTGCGCTGGTCGCGCAGGTCCGGGACACGCGGATTCGCTCGCCTGGGCCCTCTGTTCGAAGTGCTCCGTTCGAGTGAGGCGGGGTTGACGCGGGGGTGATGGGCGGAGGTCGGGTGGGCGTCCCGCCGGTGGCGCGGCGGCCCGTAGACTGGTCGGCGCCAGCCCCCACCTCCTGCCCACGGGAAGTCGTCACGTGTCGCTCTCCATCGGAATCGTCGGCCTGCCGAATGTCGGCAAGTCGACGCTCTTCAACGCCCTGACCAAGAACGACGTGCTGGCGGCCAACTACCCGTTCGCCACCATCGAGCCCAACATCGGCGTGGTCGGCGTGCCCGACCCACGGCTGCACCGGCTCGCCGAGATCTTCGACTCGGCCCGGGTGCTCCCCGCCACGGTGGACTTCGTCGACATCGCCGGCATCGTCCGCGGTGCCTCGGAGGGCGAGGGCCTGGGCAACAAGTTCCTCGCGAACATCCGGGAGTCCGACGCGATCTGCCAGGTGATCCGCGCCTTCAAGGACGAGAACGTGGTCCACGTGGACGGCAAGGTCTCGCCCCGCGACGACATCGAGACGATCAACACCGAGCTGATCCTCGCCGACCTGCAGTCCGTGGAGAAGGCGATCCCGCGCCTGACCAAGGAATCGCGGATGCAGAAGGACAAGGCGAAGGTGCTGGCCGCGGCCGAGGCCGCGCAGACGATCCTCGCCGCAGGTGACACCCTCTTCTCCCACGGCATCACCAAGGACACCGAGCAGGGCGCCCTCCTGCACGAGCTGCACCTGCTCACCACGAAGCCGTTCCTCTACGTCTTCAACGTCGACGAGGACGAGCTCACCGACGAGGCGTTCAAGGACGAGCAGCGCGCCCTGATCGCCCCCGCCGAGGCGATCTTCCTCAACGCCAAGCTCGAAGCCGACCTGGCCGAACTCGACGACGCCGAGGCCCTCGAACTCCTCCAGTCCGTCGGTCAGGAGGAGCCCGGGCTCGCCACCCTCGCCCGGGTCGGCTTCAACACCCTCGGGCTCCAGACCTACCTCACGGCCGGTCCCAAGGAGTCCCGCGCCTGGACCATCAAGCGCGGCGCCACCGCACCCGAGGCCGCGGGCGTGATCCACACCGACTTCCAGAAGGGCTTCATCAAGGCCGAGGTCATCTCCTTCGACGACCTCGTGACCACCGGCTCCGTCGCCGAAGCCCGCGCGAAGGGCAAGGCCCGCATGGAGGGCAAGGACTACGTCATGCAGGACGGCGACGTGGTGGAGTTCCGCTTCAACGTCTAGCCGAGCGGGCGGAAGGCCGTCTGACCTGCGGCGGAGCGGGCTGGGCGGCCCGGCGGTCCGCACTCAGTCCGCAAGGCCGAGGTCGTAGTAGCCCCACTTCATCGTCACGTCGTGCGTGGACCGGTAGGCGGACCCGAGAGCACGCCATGCTTCGGAGGCGCCGGTGGTGTGAGCCGTCGTGGTCAGTTCGTTGATCAGCGCAGGCAGCCGTTCCGCGGCCGCACTGAGGCGGGCACCGCGTACGTGCCGACAGATGTCGTCGGCCGCGGCGACGAGTTCGGGAAGGCTCCGGAGTCGCAGGTCCGCCTCGCCGCCTCGTCGCCGGACACGCATCGGAGGGCGCACCGCCGGTGCACTTGCCTGTTCAGACGCCGGACTCTGCCCTCCCGTACCTTCCGCACGGCTCAGCACCCCTGTATCCAGGAACTCCACACTGTCGAACACGGGAAGGTGCTCTCGGTGCGGACGCACGGCAAAGAACGAGAGACGGCCAACGAAGGAAAACCGCACCGGGCCTCCGGAGTCAAGACAGCGGTACCCGCGCCACCAGAAACCGGCTTCGTCTCGCCACAAGGCATACTCGCCCTGCAGGGCGCCGTGGGCAACGCCGCTGTCGTGCAGATGCTCCGCACCGACGGCCCGGCGCGGAAACCGCACCGGCACGGACCCGGGTCCGGCCACCAGC comes from Streptomyces sp. NBC_00448 and encodes:
- a CDS encoding DUF6542 domain-containing protein, whose amino-acid sequence is MEQHTARTSTTARQVPAALPSKAAPAASAAASGSTAASASTSASAPPRPSNRLAAAAHRLRALPRPRPRLTGLGTGALTTVVTVLGGAVDSLLFDGPGVLFGLVFIAVCIAAAVYVRPYDLVAAPVAAPIAFAVGITLTADSGDGSLLGHVVGVFTGLALMTGWLYTGTVLAAAIVAVRALRQPSRRRRSPRCSATPRGRSPR
- the ychF gene encoding redox-regulated ATPase YchF, with translation MSLSIGIVGLPNVGKSTLFNALTKNDVLAANYPFATIEPNIGVVGVPDPRLHRLAEIFDSARVLPATVDFVDIAGIVRGASEGEGLGNKFLANIRESDAICQVIRAFKDENVVHVDGKVSPRDDIETINTELILADLQSVEKAIPRLTKESRMQKDKAKVLAAAEAAQTILAAGDTLFSHGITKDTEQGALLHELHLLTTKPFLYVFNVDEDELTDEAFKDEQRALIAPAEAIFLNAKLEADLAELDDAEALELLQSVGQEEPGLATLARVGFNTLGLQTYLTAGPKESRAWTIKRGATAPEAAGVIHTDFQKGFIKAEVISFDDLVTTGSVAEARAKGKARMEGKDYVMQDGDVVEFRFNV
- the ppgK gene encoding polyphosphate--glucose phosphotransferase, producing MNMFGVDIGGTGIKGAPVDLDRGDLSDERHKVPTPQPATPEGVVEGVAEVVEHFGHKGPLGVTFPGVVVDGVTRTAANMDSGWVGVDARKLISERLSLPVVILNDADAAGVAEMTFGAGRGRGGTVMLLTLGTGIGSALFVDGHLVPNTELGHLELHGHDAEKRASVKAREDEDLSWEHWAHRLKKYLAHVEMLFSPDLFVIGGGVSRKPDKFLPLIHGISAEIVPAELQNNAGIVGAAMAAAKL